A genome region from Nitrospira sp. includes the following:
- a CDS encoding methyltransferase domain-containing protein: MNIQSSRELHDHLAWWGLRHVESDAAYFAWQRDVFSLQELATLHQHIEAKRQATEGSAAEIAFYDLTAQPRSVPALYSQRYEYYLEVGARVAGQLRDASTILDVGCGIGILTTFYATRCPASTIVGIDRSPASIDLARQRAQELGLTNVRFECRDLDRQDLAGSFDLIVATHTLLQAEQEPGLPSRDWSTFARSGDAQAQREFEQRTGVGVRLDRLRAGLALGGRMVVFEKTRQLARRIPFQRALAARGFRLLAPPEPVRYRSVEEVADDGPLYVVGVVPSERALPWDELPEADGMPPLDLAAMGSMQAQDDQPLYENHQSSAEQAWLSLPAKHVTSQVTRTEPDGRQLHVEWGRAGLFVYLYCANSFDQRQLVVIEPARAAVLETYYQEITGEQPVGGKESL; the protein is encoded by the coding sequence TTGAACATTCAATCGAGCCGTGAGCTTCACGATCACTTAGCCTGGTGGGGGCTCCGGCACGTCGAATCCGACGCAGCTTATTTCGCCTGGCAACGGGACGTATTTTCCCTTCAAGAACTCGCCACACTCCATCAGCATATCGAAGCTAAACGGCAGGCCACCGAGGGGTCTGCTGCTGAAATCGCGTTCTACGATCTAACCGCTCAACCCCGCTCCGTTCCTGCGCTCTATAGTCAACGGTACGAATATTATCTGGAGGTCGGCGCACGGGTGGCCGGTCAGCTCCGTGATGCTTCGACGATACTTGATGTGGGCTGCGGCATCGGTATCCTGACGACCTTCTATGCAACACGTTGTCCGGCATCGACCATTGTCGGGATCGATCGCTCGCCGGCGTCCATCGATCTTGCTCGACAGCGGGCGCAGGAGCTGGGTTTGACCAATGTGCGCTTCGAATGCCGGGATCTGGATCGACAGGATCTCGCCGGGTCTTTCGACCTGATCGTCGCGACCCATACGTTGCTGCAGGCGGAGCAGGAGCCGGGTCTGCCCAGTCGAGACTGGAGCACGTTCGCGCGCTCAGGAGATGCGCAGGCGCAGCGAGAATTCGAACAGCGGACCGGCGTGGGCGTGAGGCTGGATCGGCTTCGTGCCGGGTTGGCTCTCGGTGGCCGCATGGTAGTCTTCGAAAAAACGAGACAACTCGCCCGCCGCATTCCATTCCAGCGCGCGCTTGCCGCTCGCGGCTTTCGATTACTCGCACCGCCGGAGCCGGTGCGGTATCGTTCCGTGGAGGAAGTCGCGGACGATGGTCCGTTGTATGTGGTGGGAGTCGTGCCCTCGGAGCGGGCATTGCCGTGGGATGAGTTACCGGAGGCCGATGGCATGCCCCCGCTCGATCTTGCGGCTATGGGATCGATGCAGGCACAAGACGACCAACCGCTCTATGAAAACCATCAGAGTTCGGCGGAGCAGGCGTGGCTCTCGCTCCCGGCGAAACACGTGACCAGCCAGGTCACCCGCACCGAGCCGGACGGGCGGCAGTTGCATGTGGAGTGGGGGCGTGCAGGGCTGTTCGTCTATCTCTATTGCGCCAACAGCTTCGACCAGCGTCAATTGGTCGTGATTGAGCCGGCCCGCGCTGCTGTGCTGGAAACCTACTATCAGGAAATTACCGGAGAACAGCCTGTCGGCGGGAAGGAGTCCCTGTGA
- a CDS encoding CHAT domain-containing protein, translating to MAQKKSGAVSWSTADGWDVRATAQTRGGRRAAGEVPDPFLENLTATKRWQVEQSLTATPKTRRGEAAPAPLTLDVEGGPDDAYIVMTRYASGAIRFHMPTEPARRGTGRGAKRIYRFSIPVPAAPIPDAGGRRGFISAAIKAVVLKVAGKIADFALSKLALLWETATWKLKKQREGWLSLTAESLGGEASLPAADLKTLSASERNLLFIHGTFSSTKAAFRSLAQTQGRNGRTFFDELQALYGNRMYGFDHFTLSRTPQDNVQMLLEALPNRPTTFDVITHSRGGLVLRHLVERRELFGSLADRFVIGRAVLVASPNEGTPLASPDHVTQYTNWLSNVLELFPVNPFTTGVEFVSEALSWIARRLVGGLPGLASMDNKGGIIQALQAAPNPPSQAYSALVANFEPDAGTLQRLLDAGADLFFPTANDLVVPTEGGWRVDAGSGGGVTIPGDRIGCFGLGGNLPQQKAVNHMNFFDDPGTVDFLVRALRGEAQPAAPVDIDHDLPSGKRRGAVRVEARLTLAAGAAHEQPATASPAITAAPALRAVSPMGSLPPNAEPDDVFQLALIDPDPNDSIATLIATFRNARVMETVHIGTGNQASNTRTKPDHASTQWQDIDAMQQHIHGYIDGDPRYPQLPGEKDLQKFGGALFNALFPDQIRRLYDAARSEQVTQRLNLIFTSDNHWLARQAWEFIHDPDRKTFLALEEVNFTRNVLTSIPAERIPARSGPMRILVVVAQPLGLAALSVEEETDVIRSGFRRLLDAKLADVELLLDATPELLHRALESAPAPFDILHFIGHGDYREQDDCGYLIFQNADGGVQELDSTTLRQIVCRRGIRLVCLNACETGQGGREDFNRGVAQALIAGGVPAVVANQYPVLDVSATSFSRHFYWALAMGQSIGDAAREARVAVNYAISGEAIDWAVPVVFARNPAQRICVPRPAAEYDRTRTASVRQRRRAMQDRIKIGMWNAHRMIPHLPEICDHLTDVQNVYSFETVSFPAPIGTWRREQDENQAYVVAETLYERLKNKPKELGLDRLVCMINFPLKSGNKKHLYYWPLEPGKSERLSIVSTFDLLDQLTGGEFTVERMMAHLAAAVVADLIPHLPDVGPADCPFFYNKKRDISSIAGRLRFCAACRRQCKKPEDQDRLRIAEQLLAAYP from the coding sequence ATGGCGCAAAAAAAATCCGGTGCGGTAAGCTGGTCGACGGCAGACGGCTGGGACGTTCGTGCGACGGCTCAGACTCGTGGAGGGAGAAGAGCAGCGGGCGAGGTACCCGATCCCTTTCTGGAAAATCTCACGGCGACGAAACGCTGGCAGGTCGAACAAAGCCTCACCGCCACCCCCAAAACCAGACGAGGCGAGGCGGCTCCGGCTCCCCTCACGCTGGATGTCGAAGGTGGTCCCGACGATGCCTATATCGTGATGACCCGATACGCGTCCGGAGCCATCCGTTTCCATATGCCGACGGAACCGGCCCGGCGCGGCACAGGCCGAGGAGCAAAAAGGATCTATCGGTTTTCGATTCCGGTGCCGGCCGCGCCCATCCCCGACGCAGGCGGCCGACGCGGATTCATCAGTGCGGCGATCAAAGCTGTGGTCTTAAAGGTCGCCGGGAAGATCGCCGACTTCGCCCTCTCGAAACTCGCGCTCCTCTGGGAAACGGCCACCTGGAAACTGAAAAAACAACGGGAAGGGTGGTTGTCCTTGACCGCTGAAAGTCTCGGCGGAGAGGCAAGCCTGCCGGCCGCAGACTTGAAGACGTTGAGCGCGTCGGAGCGGAATCTCCTGTTTATCCACGGCACCTTTTCCAGCACCAAAGCGGCCTTCCGCTCGCTGGCACAAACGCAAGGCCGTAACGGCAGGACCTTCTTTGACGAACTGCAGGCGCTGTACGGCAATCGCATGTATGGATTTGATCACTTTACCCTGAGTCGCACGCCGCAAGACAACGTGCAGATGTTGCTCGAAGCCCTGCCCAATCGCCCGACCACCTTCGACGTAATCACCCATTCGCGCGGAGGGTTGGTGTTACGGCATCTCGTGGAGCGCCGGGAGTTGTTCGGCTCGCTGGCCGATCGGTTTGTGATCGGCCGTGCCGTGCTCGTCGCCAGCCCGAATGAAGGCACTCCCCTGGCGTCACCGGACCATGTCACCCAATACACGAACTGGCTCTCCAACGTCCTGGAACTCTTTCCCGTCAATCCCTTCACCACCGGCGTCGAATTTGTCAGCGAAGCCCTCTCCTGGATCGCGCGCCGCCTCGTGGGCGGGTTACCTGGCCTAGCCTCAATGGACAACAAGGGCGGCATCATCCAGGCCTTACAGGCTGCGCCCAACCCGCCGAGTCAGGCCTATTCCGCGCTGGTGGCGAACTTCGAACCTGACGCCGGCACGTTGCAGCGACTCCTCGACGCGGGCGCGGATCTCTTCTTTCCAACGGCAAACGATCTCGTTGTTCCCACCGAAGGCGGCTGGCGGGTGGATGCCGGAAGCGGCGGAGGGGTCACGATACCAGGTGATCGCATCGGATGCTTCGGGTTGGGAGGAAACCTGCCGCAACAGAAGGCGGTGAACCATATGAACTTCTTCGACGATCCCGGCACGGTAGACTTCTTAGTCCGCGCCCTCCGTGGAGAAGCTCAGCCCGCCGCGCCTGTCGACATCGACCATGACCTGCCGTCCGGCAAGCGACGGGGCGCCGTTCGCGTCGAAGCGCGTCTCACCCTCGCAGCCGGTGCTGCGCATGAGCAACCGGCGACCGCCTCCCCGGCCATAACTGCGGCTCCCGCCTTACGGGCCGTCTCGCCTATGGGATCGCTGCCCCCGAACGCCGAGCCTGACGACGTGTTCCAACTCGCCCTCATCGATCCGGACCCGAACGATTCGATTGCCACGCTCATCGCCACCTTCCGCAACGCGCGAGTGATGGAAACCGTGCACATCGGGACGGGCAACCAGGCGAGTAACACCCGCACCAAGCCGGACCACGCATCGACGCAGTGGCAGGACATCGATGCCATGCAACAACACATCCACGGCTACATCGACGGCGATCCCCGTTACCCTCAACTGCCCGGAGAGAAAGACCTCCAGAAATTCGGCGGCGCCCTGTTCAACGCGCTTTTTCCGGACCAGATTCGACGTCTGTACGATGCGGCACGGTCTGAACAGGTCACGCAACGGCTGAACCTGATCTTTACCTCCGACAATCATTGGCTGGCCAGACAGGCATGGGAATTCATCCACGATCCGGATCGCAAGACCTTCCTGGCGCTTGAGGAAGTGAATTTCACACGCAACGTGCTCACATCCATTCCAGCCGAACGTATACCGGCTCGAAGCGGCCCCATGCGCATCCTGGTCGTTGTCGCACAGCCGCTGGGATTGGCTGCCTTGTCCGTCGAGGAAGAGACAGACGTCATCCGGAGCGGATTCCGCCGGCTCCTCGATGCGAAACTGGCGGACGTGGAACTCCTGCTCGATGCCACACCTGAACTGCTACATCGCGCACTCGAAAGCGCCCCCGCCCCGTTCGACATCTTGCACTTCATCGGACATGGCGACTATCGGGAGCAGGACGACTGCGGGTATCTCATCTTCCAAAATGCCGACGGCGGCGTGCAGGAACTGGATTCCACCACGCTCCGGCAGATCGTGTGCCGACGCGGCATTCGTCTGGTGTGCCTGAACGCCTGCGAAACCGGACAGGGCGGGCGCGAAGACTTCAACCGAGGCGTGGCGCAGGCGTTGATCGCCGGCGGCGTCCCTGCCGTCGTCGCCAATCAATACCCGGTACTGGACGTGTCGGCCACATCTTTTTCCCGCCATTTCTATTGGGCGCTGGCCATGGGGCAGTCCATCGGCGATGCCGCACGTGAAGCGCGTGTGGCGGTCAACTACGCGATTTCCGGAGAGGCCATCGATTGGGCCGTACCGGTCGTCTTTGCACGCAACCCAGCTCAGCGCATTTGTGTACCGAGACCGGCAGCCGAGTATGATCGCACCAGGACCGCCTCGGTGCGGCAGCGCAGACGCGCCATGCAGGACCGGATCAAAATCGGCATGTGGAATGCGCATCGCATGATCCCCCACTTGCCTGAAATTTGCGATCACCTCACAGACGTGCAGAATGTCTATTCGTTTGAAACCGTCTCGTTCCCGGCGCCGATCGGCACCTGGCGACGTGAACAGGATGAGAACCAGGCCTACGTGGTCGCCGAAACCCTCTATGAGCGGCTGAAAAACAAACCCAAAGAACTGGGCTTGGATCGACTGGTGTGCATGATCAACTTCCCGCTCAAGAGCGGGAACAAAAAACATCTCTACTATTGGCCGCTTGAACCGGGAAAGAGCGAACGCCTCTCCATTGTGTCCACGTTCGACCTCCTCGATCAGTTGACCGGTGGGGAATTTACGGTCGAACGGATGATGGCGCACCTGGCGGCTGCCGTGGTGGCGGACCTCATTCCCCATCTCCCCGACGTAGGGCCGGCCGATTGTCCGTTTTTCTATAACAAGAAGCGCGACATCAGCTCAATTGCCGGCCGCCTGCGATTCTGCGCGGCTTGTCGGCGACAGTGCAAGAAACCGGAGGACCAGGATCGCCTCAGGATCGCCGAACAGCTCCTGGCGGCTTATCCGTGA
- a CDS encoding sigma-54 dependent transcriptional regulator has protein sequence MKDCIRILLVTSDDEYRTWFDEPHIVNVLQRLLPGGYVEFYRVSDPSATVSYSPHVVLFHPPLSDRSLAQCLVDVVGRWPDVPILGLFAAEYGRWPQLLNDIPAELHDFVLCPVDGDELALRIGRVLAAGQRSKPCGIDRSHRVRIDSLVGESAVFQAQVEKIPLFADVDATVLLQGETGTGKEVFARALHYSSARKDHAFIPINCAALPDQLFENELFGHVKGAYTSAAGEQGGLVLEAEGGTLFLDEVDALNPYAQAKLLRFVQYREYRPLGCSRTKLANVRIIAASNHDLRQAVTDRQFREDLFHRLNVLSLVVPPLRERVEDIPLLANRFLQRFRRADGQGPRRLSEDAIQKLIAYAWPGNVRELESTLQRAVVMCAGETIHAQDIECAGETPKPLCLDGSLRAAKTSATMDVERAYLVRTLVTFRGNVTHAAKAAGKERRSFQRLLRKYGIEREAFQNDPTGPSHDCPPSFQTPFDGRA, from the coding sequence ATGAAGGACTGTATCAGAATCCTCTTGGTCACTTCGGACGATGAGTATCGTACCTGGTTCGATGAGCCTCACATTGTCAACGTTCTGCAACGCCTCTTGCCTGGAGGATACGTAGAGTTCTACCGGGTGTCGGATCCTTCGGCCACCGTTTCATATTCCCCGCACGTCGTGCTGTTTCACCCACCACTTTCAGATCGTTCATTGGCGCAGTGCCTTGTTGATGTAGTCGGTCGCTGGCCGGACGTGCCGATACTCGGATTGTTCGCCGCGGAGTATGGCCGATGGCCACAACTCTTGAACGACATTCCGGCGGAGTTGCATGATTTTGTCTTGTGCCCCGTCGACGGAGACGAATTGGCCCTGCGAATCGGGCGGGTCCTCGCAGCCGGGCAGCGATCGAAACCGTGTGGTATCGATCGGTCTCACCGCGTGAGGATTGATTCGCTGGTGGGGGAGAGCGCGGTGTTTCAGGCACAGGTTGAGAAGATTCCCCTCTTCGCCGATGTGGATGCGACGGTGCTGCTGCAAGGTGAAACCGGGACCGGGAAGGAAGTGTTTGCCCGTGCGCTGCACTATTCCAGCGCCCGGAAGGACCATGCGTTCATTCCCATCAATTGTGCGGCGCTCCCCGATCAGTTGTTTGAAAATGAATTGTTCGGGCATGTGAAGGGCGCGTACACGAGCGCGGCCGGCGAGCAGGGCGGGCTGGTCCTTGAGGCCGAGGGAGGAACGCTGTTTCTTGACGAGGTCGATGCGCTCAATCCATATGCGCAGGCGAAACTGCTGCGTTTCGTTCAATACCGGGAGTATCGCCCGCTGGGCTGTTCACGCACGAAGTTGGCGAATGTGCGGATTATTGCGGCATCGAATCATGATCTCCGGCAGGCCGTGACGGACCGGCAGTTTCGCGAAGATCTCTTTCATCGGCTCAATGTGTTGTCGCTGGTGGTGCCGCCTTTGCGGGAGCGCGTGGAAGACATTCCGTTGTTGGCCAATCGGTTTCTCCAGCGTTTCCGGAGAGCGGACGGGCAGGGCCCGCGACGACTGTCCGAAGATGCCATCCAGAAATTGATCGCGTATGCCTGGCCGGGGAATGTGCGGGAGTTGGAGAGTACGCTCCAGCGGGCCGTCGTCATGTGCGCGGGCGAGACGATTCACGCGCAGGATATCGAGTGCGCGGGGGAGACGCCCAAGCCGCTCTGTCTGGATGGGTCGCTGCGCGCGGCCAAAACCTCCGCGACCATGGATGTCGAACGGGCCTACCTTGTCAGAACGCTGGTGACGTTTCGAGGAAATGTCACGCATGCGGCCAAAGCGGCAGGCAAGGAGCGGCGCAGTTTTCAACGACTGCTTCGAAAATACGGGATCGAACGAGAAGCGTTTCAGAACGATCCGACCGGTCCATCGCATGATTGTCCCCCGTCCTTTCAGACCCCCTTCGACGGCCGCGCGTAA
- a CDS encoding phage tail sheath C-terminal domain-containing protein, whose amino-acid sequence MPVQPTYPGVYIEELPSGVRTITGVATSITGFLGKAVRGPADQPVTITSFSDYERIFGGLHREMTLSYAVRDFFLNGGGQAVVVRLYKAVVGSAAKATYEVPNLTLQAASEGAWGMQVRARVEKKVVTDANLIAVATRLGVAPADLFDLIVRDGSTGITETFLNLTTKESARRADRVLAAESSLVRVTIVLPSNSSPSAHAGSLADADVWTSTTKSTPAKNAAPADIAVDSAALDGAAYKGSQSGKTGLYQLEKIDLFNLLCILPDARGGDVPDDVYQEALGYCVKRRALLIVDPKAAWAVSTIAAGVAGMNLNGDMARNAAIYFPRIKQADSQLGGQVETFVPCGVIAGVMARTDSQRGVWKAPAGLDASLGGVAGLQLDMTDAENGLLNPLGINCLRTFPVHGRVVWGSRTMRGADAAADEYKYVPVRRLALFLEESLYRGTQWVVFEPNDEPLWAQIRLNLGAFMHNLFRQGAFQGSTPRDAYFVKCDKETTTQNDINLGIVNIVVGFAPLKPAEFVIIKFQQMAGQIAT is encoded by the coding sequence ATGCCAGTGCAACCGACCTATCCGGGTGTGTACATCGAGGAACTGCCGAGTGGGGTGCGCACCATCACCGGAGTCGCCACGTCGATCACAGGGTTTCTAGGCAAGGCCGTGCGCGGCCCGGCCGATCAACCTGTGACGATCACGAGTTTCTCGGATTACGAGCGGATCTTCGGCGGACTACATCGCGAGATGACCCTGAGCTACGCCGTGCGTGACTTCTTTCTGAACGGTGGCGGGCAGGCTGTGGTCGTGCGGCTGTACAAGGCAGTCGTGGGGAGTGCCGCGAAGGCGACCTATGAGGTGCCGAACCTGACGTTACAGGCCGCATCCGAAGGCGCGTGGGGCATGCAGGTCCGCGCGCGAGTTGAGAAGAAAGTTGTGACCGATGCGAATCTGATCGCCGTTGCCACCCGGCTCGGAGTGGCACCTGCCGACCTGTTTGACTTGATTGTGCGCGACGGGAGCACCGGGATCACGGAAACGTTTCTGAATCTCACGACCAAAGAAAGCGCACGTCGTGCCGATCGCGTGCTTGCGGCTGAGTCGAGCCTCGTTCGCGTGACGATCGTCTTGCCGTCGAATTCATCACCATCCGCGCATGCAGGCAGTCTGGCGGATGCCGACGTCTGGACTTCCACAACGAAATCGACGCCCGCGAAGAATGCGGCTCCGGCGGACATTGCCGTCGATAGCGCAGCGCTCGATGGGGCGGCCTACAAAGGAAGCCAATCCGGCAAAACCGGACTCTATCAGTTGGAAAAGATCGATCTCTTCAACCTGCTCTGCATCCTGCCCGATGCGCGCGGAGGAGACGTGCCGGATGACGTGTATCAGGAGGCGCTCGGATACTGCGTCAAGCGTCGTGCCCTGTTGATTGTCGACCCTAAGGCGGCTTGGGCGGTGAGCACTATCGCAGCAGGGGTGGCAGGCATGAATCTGAACGGCGACATGGCGCGGAATGCGGCGATCTATTTCCCACGGATCAAGCAGGCGGATTCACAACTGGGGGGACAAGTGGAGACATTCGTGCCCTGTGGAGTGATAGCCGGTGTGATGGCGAGGACGGACAGTCAACGCGGGGTGTGGAAGGCGCCGGCTGGGCTCGATGCCTCGTTGGGCGGCGTCGCCGGGCTGCAGCTCGATATGACCGACGCAGAGAACGGTCTTTTGAATCCGCTGGGCATCAACTGTCTTCGGACGTTCCCGGTCCACGGTCGCGTGGTATGGGGTTCCCGGACGATGCGCGGTGCCGATGCCGCGGCGGATGAATACAAATACGTGCCGGTCCGGCGCCTGGCCCTGTTCCTCGAAGAAAGTCTCTATCGCGGCACGCAGTGGGTGGTGTTCGAGCCGAACGACGAGCCCCTCTGGGCGCAAATCAGGCTGAACCTGGGCGCGTTCATGCACAACTTGTTTCGGCAGGGGGCCTTTCAAGGCAGCACGCCGCGGGACGCCTACTTCGTGAAGTGCGACAAGGAAACGACCACACAAAACGATATCAATCTTGGCATTGTCAACATCGTCGTCGGATTCGCCCCGCTCAAACCTGCTGAGTTCGTCATCATCAAGTTCCAGCAGATGGCCGGCCAGATTGCGACCTAA
- a CDS encoding phage tail protein yields the protein MAQFTVNTHRFDPYKNFKFRVKWDGRYVAGVSKVGSLKRSTEVVEHREGGDPSTSRKSPGRTKYEAITLERGVTHDTAFEQWANKVWNFGSGLGAEVSLKDFRKDLIIELYNESGQLAIAYKVFRCWVSEYQAQPDLDANANAVAIQTLKLENEGWERDYEVTEPSEPTFTEP from the coding sequence ATGGCGCAGTTTACCGTGAACACGCATCGATTCGATCCCTATAAGAATTTCAAGTTTCGCGTCAAATGGGACGGGCGCTACGTTGCCGGCGTCAGCAAGGTCGGGTCCCTGAAGCGTTCCACCGAGGTGGTCGAACATCGCGAAGGTGGCGACCCCAGCACCAGTCGCAAATCGCCGGGCCGCACCAAGTATGAAGCGATTACGCTCGAACGGGGCGTCACGCACGATACGGCCTTCGAACAGTGGGCCAACAAGGTCTGGAATTTCGGCTCCGGGTTGGGTGCGGAAGTCTCGCTCAAAGACTTCCGGAAGGACCTCATCATTGAACTGTATAACGAGTCCGGACAGTTGGCCATCGCCTACAAGGTGTTCCGTTGTTGGGTCTCGGAGTATCAGGCCCAGCCGGATCTCGATGCGAATGCCAACGCCGTCGCGATCCAGACGCTCAAGCTCGAAAACGAAGGCTGGGAACGCGACTACGAAGTGACAGAACCGTCGGAGCCGACCTTTACGGAGCCGTGA
- a CDS encoding DUF4255 domain-containing protein, protein MSTALAIAGVTAVLRDLLNDGLINHNVSGLLGSTVTVSAVPPDRVVPANGTENTQLNLFLHQVTFNTGWRNHALPSRDGSGTQRLSTPPLALDLHYLVSAYSAEELGSEILLGYAMQLLHETPVLDRKAITTALNPSPGVDNNLPPALRALAECGLADQVEQIKLVPDPLSTEEMSKLWTAVQSHYRPTAAYVATVVLIESSKPTKPTLPVLTRGPVDPVTKLERGVVVQADLLPPFPTIQTAQAIDGQPAATVGATVELTGHHLNGTARTVVFSNARFDIVQEVAALAGESASQLQVVVPPSLAIGVYQVAVRLVRPTETEPRISNQLALIIGPSITTALPMTVPRDGGGSATVTLACAPDVRAGQSVALLLGSREVVPEAWISPANSLTFILDQAPVGDHLARLRVDGIDSPLIDRAAEPPVFFNYRVTIT, encoded by the coding sequence ATGAGCACAGCGTTGGCCATTGCCGGAGTCACCGCGGTGTTGCGCGATCTGCTGAACGACGGCCTGATCAACCACAATGTGAGCGGGTTGCTCGGCAGCACCGTGACCGTGAGTGCGGTTCCGCCGGATCGCGTGGTCCCCGCGAATGGCACGGAAAACACCCAGCTGAATCTGTTTCTCCATCAGGTCACATTCAATACGGGTTGGCGGAATCATGCGTTACCGTCCCGCGACGGATCGGGCACGCAACGGCTGAGTACCCCGCCACTAGCGCTGGATCTCCATTACCTGGTCAGCGCCTATAGCGCCGAAGAATTGGGGAGTGAAATTCTGCTCGGCTATGCCATGCAGTTGCTGCACGAGACGCCGGTGCTGGATCGAAAGGCCATTACGACCGCGCTGAACCCTTCCCCTGGGGTGGATAACAATTTACCGCCGGCCTTGCGGGCCCTGGCCGAATGCGGGTTAGCCGATCAGGTGGAACAGATCAAGCTGGTTCCGGATCCCCTGAGCACCGAAGAAATGTCCAAACTCTGGACGGCCGTGCAGTCCCATTACCGACCCACCGCCGCCTATGTGGCGACGGTCGTGTTGATCGAATCGTCGAAACCAACCAAGCCCACTTTGCCGGTGCTCACTCGCGGGCCGGTGGATCCAGTGACGAAACTCGAGCGGGGCGTGGTGGTCCAGGCCGACCTCCTACCGCCGTTTCCAACCATTCAGACGGCGCAGGCAATAGACGGACAACCGGCCGCGACGGTGGGGGCAACCGTCGAACTGACCGGACATCACCTCAACGGCACGGCCCGCACGGTGGTGTTTTCGAATGCTCGATTCGACATCGTTCAGGAGGTGGCGGCCTTGGCCGGGGAGTCGGCCTCGCAACTGCAGGTGGTCGTGCCGCCGTCGTTGGCCATCGGTGTGTACCAAGTCGCGGTGCGACTCGTTCGTCCGACGGAGACGGAGCCCCGGATCAGCAATCAGCTAGCGCTCATCATCGGCCCCAGTATCACGACTGCGCTTCCCATGACGGTGCCCAGGGACGGAGGCGGGAGCGCGACGGTTACGTTGGCCTGTGCGCCGGACGTTCGAGCAGGACAATCGGTGGCACTCTTACTCGGAAGCCGCGAAGTCGTGCCTGAAGCGTGGATCAGCCCGGCGAACTCCTTGACGTTTATCCTCGACCAGGCGCCCGTCGGCGATCATTTGGCGCGGTTACGCGTGGATGGGATCGACAGTCCATTGATCGATCGTGCGGCCGAACCGCCGGTATTTTTCAATTATCGGGTGACGATCACATGA